From Syntrophobacterales bacterium, one genomic window encodes:
- a CDS encoding PaaI family thioesterase, protein MNELPENILTMINEIAGGFEKLMGLRFVKATPEEYVAELDVDERHLQPYGIVHGGVYSATIETLCSLGAALSVYSEGKSAVGLDNSTSFLRAVRSGTIRCTARPVFAGKRSQVWEGQVTDDRERLIATGRVRLVILEQGSEADGITVGLNR, encoded by the coding sequence ATGAATGAATTACCTGAAAATATCCTGACGATGATCAACGAAATTGCCGGCGGCTTTGAGAAGTTAATGGGCCTTCGTTTCGTCAAGGCCACCCCGGAAGAGTACGTTGCCGAATTGGATGTTGATGAGCGACACCTTCAGCCGTACGGGATAGTGCACGGCGGCGTGTACTCCGCCACAATCGAGACTTTATGCAGCCTGGGAGCGGCGCTGAGCGTTTATTCCGAGGGGAAAAGCGCGGTTGGGCTGGATAATTCCACCTCTTTCCTGCGAGCGGTGCGCTCGGGAACCATTCGCTGCACTGCCCGGCCCGTCTTTGCGGGAAAACGCTCACAGGTTTGGGAGGGGCAGGTAACGGATGATCGCGAACGGCTGATCGCGACCGGCCGCGTGCGTTTGGTAATCCTTGAACAGGGTTCCGAGGCGGACGGCATAACCGTCGGCTTGAATCGCTAA